GGAATCACATCAGCTCCAGAACTCTCACGTTCACCCAACTGGTCCATGAAGGCTTGGAAATTCTTCTGGCTGCCCAAGCCTACAATGTGAGGTTTTTGCTCCCAAGTGAATAAAAACTTCGCTAAATCTGGCTTCGTGATTTTGCGGTAGGGAGGAATAGCTGCTTGGAGCTTTTTCTTTTGAACAACCGTCGATGCTTCTTTTTCAAGCATCACCTTATAACTGCCGGCAGACCGCTCGTAGAACCACCGCCCCACTCCGTCCGGGCAGTAGGTGCGCATAGAAAGCTTCTCGAGCTCACGGTGAAATGGCTTATTAGCAGACAAATCAGATTGTTTTACAACGTTCTGACTATTGGCATAACGGGAGATATTCGAGATTAGTTCCTCGTCACTACCGTCAGCATTTCGAAGCACAATAATTTTTGCAGGCACTCGAACCCTGTTGAGATCTATATCAGGATTTTTTTTCTTGGCGAAATAAATAGAGGCTGTTGTTTGTCCTCCGTTGACAATTTGCATACCTTGAAGCCACAAAATACCCATCGACCCATCGGCCGTACGATCCAGCTTGGCTGCGTCAGCTACCACCACAATGCCATTGTTGTAAGCCATGAATCGTTCCGGGTTGGTTCGCAAGCTGTCCCGTATTCCTTTGTTGACTCCTCGGCTACCGACCCCAAGAAATGAACGTACGTTAGCTTCAAGAATACGCGGCCCGTATTTCTCGTAAAGAAAGCGTAGAGCCTCTCCTGGAATCGCCGTCAGGGCATAATCGTATTCGTCTTCACCTGCCCCTGGCACCCATACGCTTGGTAATGCAGTACCACAAAGATCCTGAAAATTGACTACCAATTCATCCCTAGGCCGGCCTTGCTGCCAATGGTTGAACAGGCGCTGAATATCCATAACTTCCAAGCGAACCTGCTTGCCCTCGACATCCTGTGGCGCATAGTTCCTTGTTTTGACCTGACCATCGGTGATGACAAATATACGAATGCTATCCAGCGCTTTGAATATACGCTCAACCTCTGTAACAAGCGGATAAGCCTCGTTGGTTTCATCAAGCGCTTCTGAAAGTTTCCCTGTGGCGCAAAACTTTAGAAAGTGCAGCCCTTGCTTCGCAGCTCTACCGATTTCAGGATCCGGAACATCTTCAATGTCCTCAAGCCCCTTGTATAAACTAACGAATAAATCCAATCGATCAGGGTTTCCCTGCTCATCGGTAGTATCCGAGACAGAGTAGCCGCTGATTTTGACTTTATAATTCCCGACCTTAGCGCCATAGT
The genomic region above belongs to Pseudomonas sp. S35 and contains:
- a CDS encoding AIPR family protein, translated to MELVDFLRDTQASIREEIVKDVAPGEAPVPAEALFTEHVMMHMADEGITFEPTVCHYGAKVGNYKVKISGYSVSDTTDEQGNPDRLDLFVSLYKGLEDIEDVPDPEIGRAAKQGLHFLKFCATGKLSEALDETNEAYPLVTEVERIFKALDSIRIFVITDGQVKTRNYAPQDVEGKQVRLEVMDIQRLFNHWQQGRPRDELVVNFQDLCGTALPSVWVPGAGEDEYDYALTAIPGEALRFLYEKYGPRILEANVRSFLGVGSRGVNKGIRDSLRTNPERFMAYNNGIVVVADAAKLDRTADGSMGILWLQGMQIVNGGQTTASIYFAKKKNPDIDLNRVRVPAKIIVLRNADGSDEELISNISRYANSQNVVKQSDLSANKPFHRELEKLSMRTYCPDGVGRWFYERSAGSYKVMLEKEASTVVQKKKLQAAIPPYRKITKPDLAKFLFTWEQKPHIVGLGSQKNFQAFMDQLGERESSGADVIPDQNQFKEMIAKAILFKSAQKVIRPLFPAFQGNITVYTISVLALKLGGKFDFSRVWQSQAISPELQRQLAVWSHEVNDALHRGSGGKMISEWAKKLECWLQVRDFAYSEHEIDIPEIS